From Desulfatibacillum aliphaticivorans DSM 15576, the proteins below share one genomic window:
- a CDS encoding sensor domain-containing diguanylate cyclase, producing MHLFKKADLTDTVDFYKSLLDKMLEGVYFVTPDRVITYWNSGAEKLTGYRAEEVTGKTCSDNIIMHVDRWGHNLCGTGSCPAQKTMQDGKAREVAVSYHHKDGHLVPAVARFIPFRDRSGAIVGAVEVFHDTTPLMCEKDKADKLRRLSLVDSLTNLANRKMAEIRLAAKLNEFSRYGWPFGILFCDVNDLKQVNTLYGRPVGDQVLKAIARTLEGNLRTSDFISRWGDDEFLIILANVDKQTLARVAQKVERLTANTKVHLDPLDRGKAVSVTNSIGGVIAQPNDTVETLLARADELMYRSRHAGVNQVSG from the coding sequence ATGCACCTGTTCAAAAAAGCCGACCTGACCGACACCGTTGATTTCTACAAAAGCCTGCTGGATAAAATGCTGGAAGGGGTTTATTTCGTAACCCCCGATCGCGTCATCACCTACTGGAATTCCGGGGCGGAGAAGCTCACCGGATACCGGGCCGAGGAAGTGACCGGCAAGACCTGCTCCGACAACATCATCATGCACGTGGACCGCTGGGGGCATAACCTGTGCGGGACCGGATCGTGCCCCGCCCAAAAGACCATGCAGGACGGCAAGGCCCGGGAAGTGGCCGTGTCCTATCACCACAAGGACGGCCACCTGGTTCCGGCGGTGGCCCGGTTCATTCCCTTCAGGGACCGGAGCGGGGCCATTGTGGGCGCCGTGGAAGTCTTTCACGACACCACCCCGCTCATGTGCGAGAAAGATAAGGCCGACAAGCTGCGCCGCCTCTCTCTGGTGGACTCCCTGACCAACCTGGCCAACCGGAAAATGGCCGAGATCCGTCTGGCCGCCAAGTTGAATGAGTTTTCCCGCTACGGCTGGCCCTTCGGCATCCTGTTTTGCGATGTGAACGACCTGAAGCAGGTGAACACCCTGTACGGCAGGCCCGTGGGGGACCAGGTTTTGAAAGCCATCGCAAGGACCCTGGAAGGCAATCTGCGCACCTCGGACTTCATCTCCCGGTGGGGGGACGACGAATTCCTCATCATCCTGGCCAACGTGGACAAGCAGACCCTGGCCAGGGTGGCCCAAAAAGTGGAAAGGCTGACCGCCAACACCAAGGTTCATCTGGATCCTCTGGACCGGGGCAAGGCCGTAAGCGTGACCAATTCCATCGGAGGCGTCATCGCCCAACCCAACGACACCGTGGAAACCCTTCTGGCCCGCGCCGACGAGCTCATGTACCGCAGCCGCCACGCCGGCGTTAATCAGGTTTCCGGATAG